The following coding sequences lie in one Arachis ipaensis cultivar K30076 chromosome B03, Araip1.1, whole genome shotgun sequence genomic window:
- the LOC107630683 gene encoding uncharacterized protein At5g39865, with translation MGCASSKGIDPANAGVYRPAPTSFAVFDINAIEEPWLKHLNNTPQIHQDEKPIHTHVPAPILHKLNMLDSTEAPQSWDEVSKALQDLNKPLQPPEEPPQKLNPHPQPRKTMSFHTLEELDAKLNPKPKPELTKAATTNWKLNKKEFNKQPPPAPIRTSGKEEEAEEGGVRIKPVKDNIFIVRDRMERQKEEKESAYEKISRDPLSSFPEKCPPGGEEAVVLYTTSLGGVRKTYEECNRAREVLEGQRVVIDERDVSLHGEFLRELKEVLPEEEQVRLPRVFVKGRYVGGLSELVELQETGRLRRILNASGVERGLGRQACGGCGGARFVPCLDCGGSCKLPSKERCPNCNENGLVHCPACLSL, from the coding sequence ATGGGGTGCGCCTCCTCAAAGGGTATCGACCCCGCCAACGCAGGCGTATACCGTCCAGCACCGACGAGCTTCGCTGTTTTCGACATTAACGCCATAGAGGAGCCATGGCTCAAGCACCTCAACAACACTCCCCAAATCCATCAGGACGAGAAGCCCATCCACACCCACGTGCCCGCCCCTATTCTCCACAAGCTCAACATGCTTGATTCAACCGAAGCTCCCCAATCATGGGACGAAGTTAGCAAAGCCCTCCAAGACCTCAACAAGCCCTTACAACCGCCCGAGGAACCGCCACAAAAACTAAATCCACATCCACAGCCCCGCAAAACCATGTCGTTTCACACACTGGAAGAATTAGACGCCAAGTTAAACCCCAAACCCAAGCCAGAGTTGACCAAAGCTGCCACCACCAACTGGAAGTTGAACAAAAAGGAGTTCAATAAACAACCACCGCCTGCACCAATAAGAACAtctggaaaggaagaggaagcGGAAGAAGGAGGGGTGAGAATCAAACCGGTGAAAGACAACATCTTCATAGTGAGGGACAGGATGGAGAGGCAAAAGGAAGAAAAGGAATCAGCGTACGAGAAGATAAGTCGGGACCCGCTGAGTTCGTTCCCGGAGAAGTGCCCGCCGGGGGGAGAGGAGGCGGTGGTGCTTTACACAACGTCTCTGGGGGGAGTTCGGAAGACGTACGAGGAGTGCAACAGAGCGAGGGAGGTTCTGGAAGGGCAGAGGGTGGTAATCGACGAGAGGGACGTGTCACTGCACGGTGAATTCCTTCGGGAGCTGAAGGAGGTGCTGCCGGAAGAGGAGCAGGTTCGGCTGCCCCGGGTGTTCGTGAAGGGAAGGTACGTGGGTGGGTTGAGCGAGTTGGTGGAGCTGCAAGAGACGGGTCGACTCAGAAGGATTCTGAATGCGAGTGGTGTCGAGAGAGGCCTTGGTAGGCAGGCGTGTGGAGGGTGTGGTGGAGCCAGGTTTGTTCCTTGTTTGGATTGTGGTGGCAGCTGCAAGCTTCCTTCCAAGGAAAGGTGCCCTAATTGCAACGAAAATGGCTTAGTCCATTGCCCTGCTTGTCTTTCTCTTTGA